Genomic segment of Osmia bicornis bicornis chromosome 2, iOsmBic2.1, whole genome shotgun sequence:
TTTCATCGACGAAGCCGATGCCTTCCTAAGGAAGAGATCGAGCGAACATATATCAGAAGATCTAAGAGCAATGTTGAACGCGTTTCTCTATAGGACTGGCGAGCAGAGTAGCAAGTTTATGTTGGTACTCGCCTCGAATACACCGGAACAATTCGATTGGGCCGTAAACGACAGATTAGACGAGATGGTAGAGTTCCGTCTACCAGGACGAGAAGAACGCGAACGTTTAGTTCGTCTTTACTTTGATAAATTTGTACTTCAACCGGCGATCGAAGGCAACAAACGATTAAAAGTAGCGCAATTCGATTACGGTATGCTTTGTAGCAAAGTCGCTAACATGGCCGAGGGAATGTCCGGCAGAGAGTTGGCAAAGTTAGCTGTTACCTGGCAAGCAGCAGCGTACGCTTCCGAGGATGGAGTGCTGACGGAACAGATGATCCTAGATAAATGCACAGAGGCGATTAAACAACACAGACAGAAGGTAATTAATAGAAACTAAATATACTGTTGTTAATTTAAACTTACGTGTTGAAAAAAGATATTGATTTCGTGTAATTGCTTTTTCGTAGGTTCAATGGCAGAGCGAACAAGAAAAGCAAGAATCAAAGTCGATTTATGCCACTGAAAAAGAACTGGATGTTAAGCCTATAAAATCTAAACCTATGATTGAAGCCGCAACTCCAGAAGCAAGTTCCGTCGCAACGGCTTAATTAGTAAGCATCGTTGCATAAAATTTAGCAAATATTTTACTAAAGAAATTAGTATTAAGTAATTACAAGAACGGTGTAAATGTTGTTAAAAGAAAACGTGTACAATATTGAGTTGTCGTTTTCTGTCTAATGCGCGCgtgtataaatattatagaGCAGTAATGAATTTGTTAGTAATGTAAATTCGTAgcttgattaaaatttttaaacatacaCACGCACACCAGCAATTACAgtcagaaagaaaaatggataAGACAAAATTGCAACTCGATAGTAACGTGTTAGTGTGTGTAAAAAAAATGActtataatttaattgataTCAATTAATACCTTATCCAAAAATCCATACCTTGaccttcattttttaaatcattatacTCTCATAACCATCAATCATAAAAGCATACATGTTCAAATAATTtgacaaaaaatatttaaaagacaTTGTGTATTCTTTCATGACGTTTAATAaacatgtaatattttttctattgttATTTACTGAAAATctgaatttattttctaatcaGAATCAACATGGAAAGGTTGAATAAACTAACAGTTATTGAGGTATATTCGCAATTAACAGCACTGAGGTTTTCGTTTTGTAATCacaatttgtatatttaaatCACCTTTCTGTCTCCGTGGACGAAATTTGCTACTGGAATAACAAGAATCTGTTCTATTCTCAGATtcgatattcgtgaaaaagaTTACCGTAAAATCTAAATTCGATCTAATTGTAAGACAAATTATTTAGTAAGAATACAGTGTATATCGTTGTCAGTAATGTACATAagagaaaataagaatatagATAAAATATTCTCACACAGCCCCACCAGGTAGATAAATGATACATTCATCGAGTATTTTACCTAAAAAATGCTAAACATTGCTATTAATCTATTTAAGCTAAGGTGATTCGAATTAACTATAGCATGGGTGTACTGAGGTTCCTTCTAGAATAATGATACAAACAATTAAGTACATTGTGTAGCGTCAATGATGAAAATCTGACGGCTTCGTAAAATAACATCCGACTCCGAATTGATACTTTTGCTATCGATACATGTAATCATTAATCACAAAAAAGATCTTCCTCTCTTtacacattttatttaaataaaaaaaaaaaaaaaaaaagaaaaaaagatgatAAACGAATGGTATATtgctttaattttatttcaatagtATCGTAAAATCAGTCTCTTGATAAGAAGACAGTTTGCGGAAAGGCACACGTACATCTCAGTTTTACTTTGGTTTTTACTTGATCTTTAGCATTACTCTTACTCGTGAAAGAACATTACAGCGCATATTTTAATCTCTAACTCGAAGCCCCCAGATACTCGTTCTTCGGACACCAACCGTTGGTCTCGCAACGGAACTATATAGGAACTTGTTAAGTTGGGTCTCACCGCAGGTAACTTGTAAACTTTTCTGTACCGATTCTGGTATCAAACCAAAGACATCCAAGTACAACAATGATGGCATGTACGCCAATGTTACGTATGCAGATGGGGGTATACCGTAACAGCGACTTAGCGAAAGGTGTTCTAATTTTGAGAGGTCTAATATACAACGAACAGTGCTCATTGTAAGCATAGTACAATCGCTCAGGTCCAATTCCACCATGTCTGGACAACTTTTCACCAAGTCGGTAATGTCTGAAATAAAGGGAATACAATGAATCATTCGATCGAGTTGAGTGAATTTTTCGTCGACAATATTGCACTTACTATCGTCTGTCATCGTTTTTCTACATCCGGCTATGTTTAAACGCGTAATGGTTCGAGGTAAAGATTTACAAAGTAGGGTCATAGCCTTGGCATCTAAAGCACACCATGCCACATTAACGGCATTCAAGCTGAAACATTATTAAACGAAAGTTATCGAAATTTATATGTCAGTCGTAAAGTCGGTACCAAATCGTTTTATGCAACCGTTCTTACTTCTTTAGTTTCGTTAAATCTTTGATACAATCGATATCCATACCCTCGCACATCGTTAAATTTAATGTTTCTAGATCGTTATTTTCACTGATAGCTTTACAACACGATTTGTTTACTATACATTTTTCTACAGATAACTTTTTAAGGTATTTACAAAGAGACAGTAACATGGCCAATCCATCCGGAGAGATTACTGCCATCGAGAGATCCAGGTATTGTAATTTGCTAACGTAACCGTCAGTGAGAACCTCACTGTTTTCGAGAAACACAGGATCTGCAATCTCTGCTTGAGCAAGTCGAAGTATTTGAACACCCCGTGGTAATATGTGCCCCAAAGTGCCTTCGTTTAATACTTTACCACCCAGATCCAACCTACTCCATAACGCTTCGTCTCGGGCTATTTGACACCATCGTTTGCAAACCAGCATGGAACGCACCTGAAAAAGTATCATCGGAACGTGACGGAACAATGTGTACAAATTCCGACTATACACACTTGTTAAGATTTCATTTTACCAGACATTTCTTCGGGAGccattttaatatcattaaaatcATCTCATCGGAcaatttgttaaatttatcCTCGCCTGCGGACgaagattttctttttcttctgtaCAGGCAAAACTGCTCGAAACTACTTTTTTCGGTAGAAGCATTAAGATCGTCTTTACAAAAGGTTCCCTTCGTATTGATAAAATTATCTGTCTCGGTCCTAGAGGAATAGCCGGATTCAT
This window contains:
- the LOC114879821 gene encoding S-phase kinase-associated protein 2 isoform X2; protein product: MNPGVAEHTRLDDDIIENSTEFSPPERTISGITMSKGSPSSPWWNSKRLRLDDTCNNNLNSTLNSASKNNANWSCASDGNLVEPEMLADMGVSMLEDQASSCERANNSESVERTSPISSENSKKCNKSNSFDSQESIHRASSFDTVIIDRLDQDPYESDEPTAYSNMKNESGYSSRTETDNFINTKGTFCKDDLNASTEKSSFEQFCLYRRKRKSSSAGEDKFNKLSDEMILMILKWLPKKCLVRSMLVCKRWCQIARDEALWSRLDLGGKVLNEGTLGHILPRGVQILRLAQAEIADPVFLENSEVLTDGYVSKLQYLDLSMAVISPDGLAMLLSLCKYLKKLSVEKCIVNKSCCKAISENNDLETLNLTMCEGMDIDCIKDLTKLKNLNAVNVAWCALDAKAMTLLCKSLPRTITRLNIAGCRKTMTDDNITDLVKSCPDMVELDLSDCTMLTMSTVRCILDLSKLEHLSLSRCYGIPPSAYVTLAYMPSLLYLDVFGLIPESVQKSLQVTCGETQLNKFLYSSVARPTVGVRRTSIWGLRVRD
- the LOC114879821 gene encoding S-phase kinase-associated protein 2 isoform X5, encoding MSKGSPSSPWWNSKRLRLDDTCNNNLNSTLNSASKNNANWSCASDGNLVEPEMLADMGVSMLEDQASSCERANNSESVERTSPISSENSKKCNKSNSFDSQESIHRASSFDTVIIDRLDQDPYESDEPTAYSNMKNESGYSSRTETDNFINTKGTFCKDDLNASTEKSSFEQFCLYRRKRKSSSAGEDKFNKLSDEMILMILKWLPKKCLVRSMLVCKRWCQIARDEALWSRLDLGGKVLNEGTLGHILPRGVQILRLAQAEIADPVFLENSEVLTDGYVSKLQYLDLSMAVISPDGLAMLLSLCKYLKKLSVEKCIVNKSCCKAISENNDLETLNLTMCEGMDIDCIKDLTKLKNLNAVNVAWCALDAKAMTLLCKSLPRTITRLNIAGCRKTMTDDNITDLVKSCPDMVELDLSDCTMLTMSTVRCILDLSKLEHLSLSRCYGIPPSAYVTLAYMPSLLYLDVFGLIPESVQKSLQVTCGETQLNKFLYSSVARPTVGVRRTSIWGLRVRD
- the LOC114879821 gene encoding S-phase kinase-associated protein 2 isoform X3 translates to MNPGVAEHTRLDDDIIENSTEFSPPESKRLRLDDTCNNNLNSTLNSASKNNANWSCASDGNLVEPEMLADMGVSMLEDQASSCERANNSESVERTSPISSENSKKCNKSNSFDSQESIHRASSFDTVIIDRLDQDPYESDEPTAYSNMKNESGYSSRTETDNFINTKGTFCKDDLNASTEKSSFEQFCLYRRKRKSSSAGEDKFNKLSDEMILMILKWLPKKCLVRSMLVCKRWCQIARDEALWSRLDLGGKVLNEGTLGHILPRGVQILRLAQAEIADPVFLENSEVLTDGYVSKLQYLDLSMAVISPDGLAMLLSLCKYLKKLSVEKCIVNKSCCKAISENNDLETLNLTMCEGMDIDCIKDLTKLKNLNAVNVAWCALDAKAMTLLCKSLPRTITRLNIAGCRKTMTDDNITDLVKSCPDMVELDLSDCTMLTMSTVRCILDLSKLEHLSLSRCYGIPPSAYVTLAYMPSLLYLDVFGLIPESVQKSLQVTCGETQLNKFLYSSVARPTVGVRRTSIWGLRVRD
- the LOC114879821 gene encoding S-phase kinase-associated protein 2 isoform X6 — encoded protein: MLADMGVSMLEDQASSCERANNSESVERTSPISSENSKKCNKSNSFDSQESIHRASSFDTVIIDRLDQDPYESDEPTAYSNMKNESGYSSRTETDNFINTKGTFCKDDLNASTEKSSFEQFCLYRRKRKSSSAGEDKFNKLSDEMILMILKWLPKKCLVRSMLVCKRWCQIARDEALWSRLDLGGKVLNEGTLGHILPRGVQILRLAQAEIADPVFLENSEVLTDGYVSKLQYLDLSMAVISPDGLAMLLSLCKYLKKLSVEKCIVNKSCCKAISENNDLETLNLTMCEGMDIDCIKDLTKLKNLNAVNVAWCALDAKAMTLLCKSLPRTITRLNIAGCRKTMTDDNITDLVKSCPDMVELDLSDCTMLTMSTVRCILDLSKLEHLSLSRCYGIPPSAYVTLAYMPSLLYLDVFGLIPESVQKSLQVTCGETQLNKFLYSSVARPTVGVRRTSIWGLRVRD
- the LOC114879821 gene encoding S-phase kinase-associated protein 2 isoform X1; the encoded protein is MFVELLFPSLAKSDYFFCSINLRKVTWKFPFYFSSNFTYSRTISGITMSKGSPSSPWWNSKRLRLDDTCNNNLNSTLNSASKNNANWSCASDGNLVEPEMLADMGVSMLEDQASSCERANNSESVERTSPISSENSKKCNKSNSFDSQESIHRASSFDTVIIDRLDQDPYESDEPTAYSNMKNESGYSSRTETDNFINTKGTFCKDDLNASTEKSSFEQFCLYRRKRKSSSAGEDKFNKLSDEMILMILKWLPKKCLVRSMLVCKRWCQIARDEALWSRLDLGGKVLNEGTLGHILPRGVQILRLAQAEIADPVFLENSEVLTDGYVSKLQYLDLSMAVISPDGLAMLLSLCKYLKKLSVEKCIVNKSCCKAISENNDLETLNLTMCEGMDIDCIKDLTKLKNLNAVNVAWCALDAKAMTLLCKSLPRTITRLNIAGCRKTMTDDNITDLVKSCPDMVELDLSDCTMLTMSTVRCILDLSKLEHLSLSRCYGIPPSAYVTLAYMPSLLYLDVFGLIPESVQKSLQVTCGETQLNKFLYSSVARPTVGVRRTSIWGLRVRD
- the LOC114879821 gene encoding S-phase kinase-associated protein 2 isoform X4 — translated: MQVRIFARTGSPSSPWWNSKRLRLDDTCNNNLNSTLNSASKNNANWSCASDGNLVEPEMLADMGVSMLEDQASSCERANNSESVERTSPISSENSKKCNKSNSFDSQESIHRASSFDTVIIDRLDQDPYESDEPTAYSNMKNESGYSSRTETDNFINTKGTFCKDDLNASTEKSSFEQFCLYRRKRKSSSAGEDKFNKLSDEMILMILKWLPKKCLVRSMLVCKRWCQIARDEALWSRLDLGGKVLNEGTLGHILPRGVQILRLAQAEIADPVFLENSEVLTDGYVSKLQYLDLSMAVISPDGLAMLLSLCKYLKKLSVEKCIVNKSCCKAISENNDLETLNLTMCEGMDIDCIKDLTKLKNLNAVNVAWCALDAKAMTLLCKSLPRTITRLNIAGCRKTMTDDNITDLVKSCPDMVELDLSDCTMLTMSTVRCILDLSKLEHLSLSRCYGIPPSAYVTLAYMPSLLYLDVFGLIPESVQKSLQVTCGETQLNKFLYSSVARPTVGVRRTSIWGLRVRD